A genomic region of Campylobacter corcagiensis contains the following coding sequences:
- a CDS encoding DedA family protein, producing MQEMLTSLSTWGYLILFFYTLGGGFVALVAAGVLSYAGQMNLAIVIVVAAISNFLGDTLLFYLTRYSKTEIMPYLKKQKRSLALAQILFKKHGGKIIFFKKYIYGIKTLVPLAIGLTKYSFAKFSMINAISAVVWAISLGLLSYYLGEPLMKLFDHIKSNPWIMPIIMVLIFGLIILYFKRATRKNR from the coding sequence ATGCAAGAGATGTTAACTTCCTTATCTACTTGGGGATATTTGATTTTGTTTTTCTACACTCTTGGTGGCGGATTTGTCGCTCTTGTAGCAGCTGGGGTTTTAAGTTATGCTGGCCAGATGAATTTAGCTATAGTTATTGTCGTAGCAGCTATATCAAATTTCTTAGGTGATACGCTACTTTTCTATCTTACAAGATATAGTAAAACTGAGATTATGCCATATCTTAAAAAGCAAAAAAGAAGCTTAGCTTTAGCTCAAATTTTATTTAAAAAACATGGTGGAAAGATTATATTTTTTAAGAAATACATTTATGGTATAAAAACGCTTGTTCCACTTGCTATTGGACTTACTAAATATAGTTTTGCTAAATTTAGCATGATAAATGCTATAAGTGCTGTTGTTTGGGCGATAAGCTTAGGACTTCTTAGCTATTACCTTGGCGAACCACTTATGAAACTTTTTGACCACATAAAGTCAAATCCCTGGATAATGCCTATTATAATGGTTTTGATCTTTGGGTTAATAATATTGTATTTTAAAAGAGCAACTAGAAAAAACAGATAA